One region of Thermoflexus sp. genomic DNA includes:
- a CDS encoding double zinc ribbon domain-containing protein, which translates to MLRAIRWGLVISGLGAIALSVVLEGRVGALGLLGLLALSLALNLWLLPRALGRAFGRWRPRLPRPAPPPGLSARVQQEAEAAARALTRAPEGPPLTLPSEPPAAFRCPGCGRRLERGATRCAGCGQPARFHCPYCGREVDPGWPRCPACRAALPAAWEGSR; encoded by the coding sequence ATGCTGCGAGCCATCCGCTGGGGGCTGGTGATCAGCGGGCTGGGGGCCATCGCCCTGTCCGTCGTCCTCGAGGGGCGGGTCGGGGCCCTGGGGCTGCTCGGGCTGCTGGCCCTTTCTCTGGCCCTGAACCTCTGGCTCCTCCCCCGGGCGCTGGGGCGCGCCTTCGGGCGCTGGCGGCCCCGCCTCCCTCGGCCCGCTCCGCCGCCGGGCCTGAGCGCGCGGGTCCAGCAGGAGGCGGAGGCCGCGGCCCGAGCCCTCACCCGGGCGCCGGAGGGGCCTCCCCTTACCCTCCCTTCCGAACCCCCGGCGGCGTTCCGCTGCCCCGGATGCGGCCGGCGGCTGGAGCGGGGGGCGACTCGCTGCGCCGGGTGCGGCCAGCCCGCCCGCTTCCACTGCCCCTATTGCGGCCGGGAAGTGGATCCGGGATGGCCGCGCTGCCCGGCCTGTCGGGCCGCCCTCCCGGCGGCATGGGAAGGGAGCCGGTAA